In a genomic window of Physeter macrocephalus isolate SW-GA chromosome 14, ASM283717v5, whole genome shotgun sequence:
- the CTC1 gene encoding CST complex subunit CTC1 isoform X1, translating into MAAFRAEGPGSASSPMGNQEQTTANCGAVDSWGRPLTQLYGKGVTDNLEKLLRPEVRAGVSKEKKKKKTLKEVSRRRQKTCSKEQAWLEAAQAFIEETLCPPGKEPDVQLTQLVIDCVKTIWLSQGRNQGLTLPLSYSFVSVKDLRTHQRLPCCSHLSWSSTAYQAWAKEAGPHGVPLPRERLLLLGTLTDLSGDLEQECRNGSLYIRDNTGTLGCELIDLDLSWLGHLFLFPSWSYLPPAMKSSGEGHLELWGAPVPVFPLTISPGPLTPIPVLYPEMASRLLRHRSKHRNVQPNLAGELVRLSALVKSRKKAYFILSLGGSSPDGSHVSVIVQVPAQLVWHRALWPHKAYVLTELRASKLPGHRYRIWMTSPSSQLLPLKPECVRELELELEGAPLETNPQPLPILSNPQDKKGPGPDGLVRDSRLLSYTGTVTGTLNRAAGLYELDGQLGLCLAYQQFHGLRRVVRPGVRLELQDVHLLQSVGGGMRRPMLAPCLRGAVLLQGFSRLAPETQPSRRAPGASLYEQLVWEHQLGLPLYLWATKALEELACKLCPHVLRHHQFLQHSSPGNPSLGLQILAPTLEVLVPPGCPGRDPRSEILEEPHHCPLQKYARLQTPCSFPTLAALKEEGKCRAWASFDPKTLLPLPEASHLPSCQLNQRLAWSWLCLLPSAFHPAPVLLGVLVPSSRKGCLRLQDQSGSLPCLLLAKPSQPLTDPGLIGCLVRAERFQLVVERNVRSSFPSWKELSMTGFMQKKQARVYVQIFLADALILSVPRPVLHSATSSRPPQTEPSLPEGPHIGQSRLFLLSHKEALMKRNFCVPPGASSEVPKPTLSFLVLGSWLGGTQRKEGTGWGPPEPREGEDSDQKVLLIFLRSSVRWFEFLHPGQLYRLVVPGPPTPMLFKEGGSSCVSQRPPELAGCASCLTVQDEWTLELASSQDIPEVLAISRALPESSLADLLSGNFTDSLVSFSAEILSHLWIKPGSSGATRRCVKLTVALETADCEFPPHLDIYIEDPHLPPPRGLLPGARVYFTQLEKKVSRSHNVYCCFRPSTCVQVLSFPPDTTISAPLPHIYLAELLQGDKAPFRATASCHVVSVFSLQLLWVCAHCISICPQGRCTRQSPACPTQTSISQASIRLLVEDGTAEAVVTCRNHQVAAALGLCPSEWTSLLELVRGLGRVALQFTGPGAQPESSAKTDEPLTLFLWTLCTSFSVLRPIVLSFELEKKPSKIIRIEPPRLQRFQCGEFPFLTRVNPRIRLSCLSIQEPEHPSALGALVSSC; encoded by the exons ATGGCTGCCTTCCGGGCTGAGGGTCCTGGCTCC GCTTCAAGCCCAATGGGAAACCAGGAGCAGACGACGGCTAACTGTGGGGCTGTGGATTCCTGGGGGAGACCCCTGACGCAGCTGTATGGGAAAGGGGTAACCGATAATCTGGAAAAGCTTCTGAGGCCCGAAGTGCGTGCAGGAgttagcaaggaaaaaaaaaaaaagaaaacgctaAAAGAGGTTTCAAGGCGGAGGCAAAAAACATGTTCAAAG GAGCAAGCCTGGCTTGAGGCTGCCCAGGCCTTCATCGAAGAGACCCTGTGTCCACCTGGCAAGGAGCCTGATGTCCAGTTGACTCAGTTGGTAATTGACTGTGTGAAGACTATCTGGTTGTCCCAGGGAAGGAACCAGGGTTTAACACTGCCCCTCAGCTACAG CTTTGTCTCAGTAAAGGACCTCAGGACCCACCAACGTCTCCCATGCTGCAGCCACTTGTCCTGGAGCAGTACTGCGTACCAGGCTTGGGCCAAAGAGGCTGGACCACATGGCGTCCCCCTGCCCCGGGAACGGCTGTTACTTTTAGGGACACTGACAGACCTATCAGGGGACTTGGAACAAGAGTGCAGGAATGGAAGCCTCTATATAAGAGATAACACTGGTACCCTGGGCTGTGAG CTCATAGATCTGGACCTTTCTTGGTTGGGCCATCTCTTTCTGTTTCCCAGCTGGAGTTACCTCCCTCCTGCAATGAAGTCCTCAGGAGAAGGGCACTTGGAGCTCTGGGGTGCCCCTGTGCCAGTGTTTCCCTTGACCATCAGTCCTggccccctcacccccatccctgtTCTCTACCCAGAGATGGCTTCCCGCCTGCTCAGGCACAG AAGCAAGCACAGAAATGTGCAGCCAAACCTTGCTGGGGAGCTGGTTCGATTGAGCGCTCTGGTGAAAAGTCGAAAGAAAGCCTACTTCATCCTGTCTCTTGGTGGATCATCCCCAGATGGCAGCCATGTGTCTGTCATCGTGCAG GTCCCTGCCCAGCTGGTGTGGCACCGAGCCCTTTGGCCTCATAAGGCCTATGTGCTGACGGAGCTGCGAGCATCCAAGCTCCCTGGTCACCGTTACCGGATTTGGATGACCAGTCCCTCCTCCCAGCTTTTGCCACTGAAACCAGAATGTGTGCGAGAGCTGGAACTGGAGCTGGAAGGAGCCCCCTTGGAGACCAACCCCCAGCCACTCCCCATACTCAGCAATCCGCAAGACAAGAAGGGACCAGGGCCAGACGGTCTCGTCCGGGACTCCAGGCTCTTATCATACACG GGAACGGTCACTGGCACGCTGAATCGGGCTGCGGGCCTTTACGAGCTGGACGGGCAGCTGGGGCTCTGCCTCGCCTACCAGCAGTTCCATGGCCTCAGGCGGGTAGTGCGACCAGGAGTCCGTCTGGAG CTCCAGGATGTTCACCTCCTGCAGTCAGTGGGTGGGGGGATGAGGAGGCCCATGTTAGCCCCCTGCCTCCGCGGCGCCGTTCTACTTCAGGGCTTCTCTCGCCTGGCGCCTGAGACTCAGCCTTCCCGCCGAGCCCCCGGGGCCTCCCTGTATGAGCAGCTGGTGTGGGAACACCAGTTAGGACTTCCCCTCTACCTGTGGGCCACCAAGGCCCTGGAGGAGCTGGCCTGCAA GCTGTGCCCCCATGTGCTGAGACACCATCAGTTCCTGCAGCATTCCTCGCCTGGGAACCCTAGCCTGGGACTACAAATCCTGGCCCCTACCTTGGAGGTTCTCGTTCCACCTGGCTGCCCCGGCCGGGATCCGCGCAGCGAGATCCTTGAAGAGCCGCATCACTGTCCACTGCAGAAG TATGCTCGACTGCAGACCCCCTGCTCTTTCCCTACACTGGCCGCcctgaaagaggaagggaagtgcAGGGCCTGGGCCTCCTTTGACCCTAAGACCCTTCTGCCCCTCCCAGAGGCTTCTCACCTGCCCAGTTGCCAACTCAATCAGCGCCTGGCCTGGTCCTGGCTCTGTCTGCTGCCCTCTGCCTTCCACCCGGCCCCG GTTCTGCTTGGGGTTCTGGTGCCTTCGTCTCGTAAAGGTTGTCTGCGACTTCAGGACCAAAGCGGTTCCCTCCCCTGCCTACTCCTGGCCAAGCCCTCGCAGCCCCTCACTGACCCCGGGCTCATAG GCTGCCTGGTGCGGGCGGAGAGGTTCCAGTTGGTCGTAGAAAGGAACGTCAGGAGCAGCTTCCCTTCCTGGAAGGAGCTGAGCATGACAGGCTTCATGCAGAAGAAGCAGGCCAG AGTCTATGTCCAGATTTTTCTGGCTGATGCCCTGATCCTGTCTGTGCCCAGACCCGTCCTTCATTCGGCCACCTCCTCAAGGCCTCCTCAGACAGAGCCCTCCCTCCCGGAGGGTCCCCACATAGGACAGAGCCGGCTGTTCTTGCTGTCCCACAAGGAGGCACTGATGAAGAGGAACTTCTGTGTCCCCCCAGGAGCCAGTTCGGAGGTGCCCAAGCCCACCCTCAGTTTCCTGGTGTTAGGGAGCTGGCTTGGGGGcacccagaggaaggagggaactgGATGGGGCCCACCCGAGCCCAGGGAAGGTGAAGACTCAGATCAGAAG GTTCTCCTCATCTTCCTCAGATCCTCAGTCCGCTGGTTTGAGTTCTTGCACCCAGGGCAATTGTACCGACTCGTGGTCCCTGGCCCTCCC ACACCAATGTTGTTCAAGGAGGGTGGTTCATCCTGCGTATCACAGCGTCCTCCGGAGCTGGCTGGCTGTGCGTCCTGCCTCACTGTCCAGGATGAGTGGACCCTGGAACTTGCGAGCTCCCAGGACATCCCAGAGGTGCTGGCTATCAGCAGGGCACTGCCTGAATCCTCGCTGGCTGACCTGCTCAGTGGCAA TTTCACAGATTCCTTGGTGTCTTTCTCAGCTGAGATTTTGTCACATCTCTGGATAAAGCCTG GGAGCTCTGGGGCCACGAGACGGTGTGTGAAGCTCACCGTGGCTCTGGAGACGGCCGACTGCGAATTCCCCCCTCACTTGGACATATATATTGAAGACCCACACTTGCCTCCCCCGCGGGGACTTCTTCCAGGAGCCCGAGTCTACTTTACCCAGCTGGAGAAAAAGGTTTCCAG ATCCCACAATGTTTACTGTTGTTTCCGGCCGTCTACCTGTGTGCAGGTCCTGAGTTTTCCCCCAGATACCACAATCAG TGCCCCCCTGCCCCACATCTACCTAGCCGAACTTCTGCAAGGTGACAAGGCACCCTTCCGGGCCACTGCCTCTTGCCATGTCGTTTCGGTCTTCAGCCTTCAGCTCCTCTGGGTGTGTGCTCATTGTATCAGCATCTGCCCGCAG GGAAGGTGTACTCGTCAGAGCCCTGCCTGCCCCACTCAGACATCTATAAGCCAGGCCAGCATCAG gCTCCTGGTGGAGGATGGGACTGCCGAAGCTGTGGTGACCTGTAGAAATCATCAAGTGGCAGCAGCACTAGGACTGTGTCCTAGTGAGTGGACCTCCCTCCTCGAGCTTGTTCGAGGGCTAGGGAGAGTGGCCTTGCAATTCACAGGGCCTGGAGCCCAACCTGAG TCCTCAGCCAAGACTGATGAGCCCTTGACCCTCTTCCTTTGGACACTGTGTACCAGTTTCTCTGTCCTCCGCCCTATCGTGCTTTCTTTTGAGCTTGAGAAGAAACCCTCCAAGATCATCCGGATAG AACCTCCTCGACTACAGCGATTCCAGTGTGGGGAGTTCCCTTTCCTGACTCGTGTGAATCCCAGGATCCGGCTGTCATGCCTCTCTATCCAGGAGCCTGAGCACCCCAGTGCCCTgggggccttagtttcctcctgTTAA
- the CTC1 gene encoding CST complex subunit CTC1 isoform X4 has translation MAAFRAEGPGSASSPMGNQEQTTANCGAVDSWGRPLTQLYGKGVTDNLEKLLRPEVRAGVSKEKKKKKTLKEVSRRRQKTCSKEQAWLEAAQAFIEETLCPPGKEPDVQLTQLVIDCVKTIWLSQGRNQGLTLPLSYSFVSVKDLRTHQRLPCCSHLSWSSTAYQAWAKEAGPHGVPLPRERLLLLGTLTDLSGDLEQECRNGSLYIRDNTGTLGCELIDLDLSWLGHLFLFPSWSYLPPAMKSSGEGHLELWGAPVPVFPLTISPGPLTPIPVLYPEMASRLLRHRSKHRNVQPNLAGELVRLSALVKSRKKAYFILSLGGSSPDGSHVSVIVQVPAQLVWHRALWPHKAYVLTELRASKLPGHRYRIWMTSPSSQLLPLKPECVRELELELEGAPLETNPQPLPILSNPQDKKGPGPDGLVRDSRLLSYTGTVTGTLNRAAGLYELDGQLGLCLAYQQFHGLRRVVRPGVRLELQDVHLLQSVGGGMRRPMLAPCLRGAVLLQGFSRLAPETQPSRRAPGASLYEQLVWEHQLGLPLYLWATKALEELACKLCPHVLRHHQFLQHSSPGNPSLGLQILAPTLEVLVPPGCPGRDPRSEILEEPHHCPLQKYARLQTPCSFPTLAALKEEGKCRAWASFDPKTLLPLPEASHLPSCQLNQRLAWSWLCLLPSAFHPAPVLLGVLVPSSRKGCLRLQDQSGSLPCLLLAKPSQPLTDPGLIGCLVRAERFQLVVERNVRSSFPSWKELSMTGFMQKKQARVYVQIFLADALILSVPRPVLHSATSSRPPQTEPSLPEGPHIGQSRLFLLSHKEALMKRNFCVPPGASSEVPKPTLSFLVLGSWLGGTQRKEGTGWGPPEPREGEDSDQKVLLIFLRSSVRWFEFLHPGQLYRLVVPGPPTPMLFKEGGSSCVSQRPPELAGCASCLTVQDEWTLELASSQDIPEVLAISRALPESSLADLLSGNFTDSLVSFSAEILSHLWIKPGSSGATRRCVKLTVALETADCEFPPHLDIYIEDPHLPPPRGLLPGARVYFTQLEKKVSRSHNVYCCFRPSTCVQVLSFPPDTTISAPLPHIYLAELLQGDKAPFRATASCHVVSVFSLQLLWVCAHCISICPQSSAKTDEPLTLFLWTLCTSFSVLRPIVLSFELEKKPSKIIRIEPPRLQRFQCGEFPFLTRVNPRIRLSCLSIQEPEHPSALGALVSSC, from the exons ATGGCTGCCTTCCGGGCTGAGGGTCCTGGCTCC GCTTCAAGCCCAATGGGAAACCAGGAGCAGACGACGGCTAACTGTGGGGCTGTGGATTCCTGGGGGAGACCCCTGACGCAGCTGTATGGGAAAGGGGTAACCGATAATCTGGAAAAGCTTCTGAGGCCCGAAGTGCGTGCAGGAgttagcaaggaaaaaaaaaaaaagaaaacgctaAAAGAGGTTTCAAGGCGGAGGCAAAAAACATGTTCAAAG GAGCAAGCCTGGCTTGAGGCTGCCCAGGCCTTCATCGAAGAGACCCTGTGTCCACCTGGCAAGGAGCCTGATGTCCAGTTGACTCAGTTGGTAATTGACTGTGTGAAGACTATCTGGTTGTCCCAGGGAAGGAACCAGGGTTTAACACTGCCCCTCAGCTACAG CTTTGTCTCAGTAAAGGACCTCAGGACCCACCAACGTCTCCCATGCTGCAGCCACTTGTCCTGGAGCAGTACTGCGTACCAGGCTTGGGCCAAAGAGGCTGGACCACATGGCGTCCCCCTGCCCCGGGAACGGCTGTTACTTTTAGGGACACTGACAGACCTATCAGGGGACTTGGAACAAGAGTGCAGGAATGGAAGCCTCTATATAAGAGATAACACTGGTACCCTGGGCTGTGAG CTCATAGATCTGGACCTTTCTTGGTTGGGCCATCTCTTTCTGTTTCCCAGCTGGAGTTACCTCCCTCCTGCAATGAAGTCCTCAGGAGAAGGGCACTTGGAGCTCTGGGGTGCCCCTGTGCCAGTGTTTCCCTTGACCATCAGTCCTggccccctcacccccatccctgtTCTCTACCCAGAGATGGCTTCCCGCCTGCTCAGGCACAG AAGCAAGCACAGAAATGTGCAGCCAAACCTTGCTGGGGAGCTGGTTCGATTGAGCGCTCTGGTGAAAAGTCGAAAGAAAGCCTACTTCATCCTGTCTCTTGGTGGATCATCCCCAGATGGCAGCCATGTGTCTGTCATCGTGCAG GTCCCTGCCCAGCTGGTGTGGCACCGAGCCCTTTGGCCTCATAAGGCCTATGTGCTGACGGAGCTGCGAGCATCCAAGCTCCCTGGTCACCGTTACCGGATTTGGATGACCAGTCCCTCCTCCCAGCTTTTGCCACTGAAACCAGAATGTGTGCGAGAGCTGGAACTGGAGCTGGAAGGAGCCCCCTTGGAGACCAACCCCCAGCCACTCCCCATACTCAGCAATCCGCAAGACAAGAAGGGACCAGGGCCAGACGGTCTCGTCCGGGACTCCAGGCTCTTATCATACACG GGAACGGTCACTGGCACGCTGAATCGGGCTGCGGGCCTTTACGAGCTGGACGGGCAGCTGGGGCTCTGCCTCGCCTACCAGCAGTTCCATGGCCTCAGGCGGGTAGTGCGACCAGGAGTCCGTCTGGAG CTCCAGGATGTTCACCTCCTGCAGTCAGTGGGTGGGGGGATGAGGAGGCCCATGTTAGCCCCCTGCCTCCGCGGCGCCGTTCTACTTCAGGGCTTCTCTCGCCTGGCGCCTGAGACTCAGCCTTCCCGCCGAGCCCCCGGGGCCTCCCTGTATGAGCAGCTGGTGTGGGAACACCAGTTAGGACTTCCCCTCTACCTGTGGGCCACCAAGGCCCTGGAGGAGCTGGCCTGCAA GCTGTGCCCCCATGTGCTGAGACACCATCAGTTCCTGCAGCATTCCTCGCCTGGGAACCCTAGCCTGGGACTACAAATCCTGGCCCCTACCTTGGAGGTTCTCGTTCCACCTGGCTGCCCCGGCCGGGATCCGCGCAGCGAGATCCTTGAAGAGCCGCATCACTGTCCACTGCAGAAG TATGCTCGACTGCAGACCCCCTGCTCTTTCCCTACACTGGCCGCcctgaaagaggaagggaagtgcAGGGCCTGGGCCTCCTTTGACCCTAAGACCCTTCTGCCCCTCCCAGAGGCTTCTCACCTGCCCAGTTGCCAACTCAATCAGCGCCTGGCCTGGTCCTGGCTCTGTCTGCTGCCCTCTGCCTTCCACCCGGCCCCG GTTCTGCTTGGGGTTCTGGTGCCTTCGTCTCGTAAAGGTTGTCTGCGACTTCAGGACCAAAGCGGTTCCCTCCCCTGCCTACTCCTGGCCAAGCCCTCGCAGCCCCTCACTGACCCCGGGCTCATAG GCTGCCTGGTGCGGGCGGAGAGGTTCCAGTTGGTCGTAGAAAGGAACGTCAGGAGCAGCTTCCCTTCCTGGAAGGAGCTGAGCATGACAGGCTTCATGCAGAAGAAGCAGGCCAG AGTCTATGTCCAGATTTTTCTGGCTGATGCCCTGATCCTGTCTGTGCCCAGACCCGTCCTTCATTCGGCCACCTCCTCAAGGCCTCCTCAGACAGAGCCCTCCCTCCCGGAGGGTCCCCACATAGGACAGAGCCGGCTGTTCTTGCTGTCCCACAAGGAGGCACTGATGAAGAGGAACTTCTGTGTCCCCCCAGGAGCCAGTTCGGAGGTGCCCAAGCCCACCCTCAGTTTCCTGGTGTTAGGGAGCTGGCTTGGGGGcacccagaggaaggagggaactgGATGGGGCCCACCCGAGCCCAGGGAAGGTGAAGACTCAGATCAGAAG GTTCTCCTCATCTTCCTCAGATCCTCAGTCCGCTGGTTTGAGTTCTTGCACCCAGGGCAATTGTACCGACTCGTGGTCCCTGGCCCTCCC ACACCAATGTTGTTCAAGGAGGGTGGTTCATCCTGCGTATCACAGCGTCCTCCGGAGCTGGCTGGCTGTGCGTCCTGCCTCACTGTCCAGGATGAGTGGACCCTGGAACTTGCGAGCTCCCAGGACATCCCAGAGGTGCTGGCTATCAGCAGGGCACTGCCTGAATCCTCGCTGGCTGACCTGCTCAGTGGCAA TTTCACAGATTCCTTGGTGTCTTTCTCAGCTGAGATTTTGTCACATCTCTGGATAAAGCCTG GGAGCTCTGGGGCCACGAGACGGTGTGTGAAGCTCACCGTGGCTCTGGAGACGGCCGACTGCGAATTCCCCCCTCACTTGGACATATATATTGAAGACCCACACTTGCCTCCCCCGCGGGGACTTCTTCCAGGAGCCCGAGTCTACTTTACCCAGCTGGAGAAAAAGGTTTCCAG ATCCCACAATGTTTACTGTTGTTTCCGGCCGTCTACCTGTGTGCAGGTCCTGAGTTTTCCCCCAGATACCACAATCAG TGCCCCCCTGCCCCACATCTACCTAGCCGAACTTCTGCAAGGTGACAAGGCACCCTTCCGGGCCACTGCCTCTTGCCATGTCGTTTCGGTCTTCAGCCTTCAGCTCCTCTGGGTGTGTGCTCATTGTATCAGCATCTGCCCGCAG TCCTCAGCCAAGACTGATGAGCCCTTGACCCTCTTCCTTTGGACACTGTGTACCAGTTTCTCTGTCCTCCGCCCTATCGTGCTTTCTTTTGAGCTTGAGAAGAAACCCTCCAAGATCATCCGGATAG AACCTCCTCGACTACAGCGATTCCAGTGTGGGGAGTTCCCTTTCCTGACTCGTGTGAATCCCAGGATCCGGCTGTCATGCCTCTCTATCCAGGAGCCTGAGCACCCCAGTGCCCTgggggccttagtttcctcctgTTAA